The following are from one region of the Salvia splendens isolate huo1 chromosome 2, SspV2, whole genome shotgun sequence genome:
- the LOC121772594 gene encoding calcium-dependent protein kinase 11-like — MKKRSAPKVSGPILPYQTPRLRDHYSLGRKLGQGQFGTTYHCMEKATGLEFACKSIPKRKLMCKEDCDDVWREIQIMHHLSECPSVVRIKGTYEDNMFVHLVMELCKGGELFDRIVQKGHYSEKKAAHLMKTIVGVVEACHSLGVMHRDLKPENFLFDSPDEDAMLKATDFGLSIFYKPGQYIYDVVGSPYYVAPEVLHKYYGPEIDVWSAGVILYILLCGVPPFWAETDNGIFRQILKGKIDFVSEPWPHISDSAKDLVKKMLERDPKQRISAHEVLCHPWIVDDTVAPDKPLGSAVLSRLKQFSAMNKLKKMALRVIAERLSEEEIGGLRQLFSMLDADNSGTITFEELKHGLKKVGSELMESEILALMNAADIDNNGTIDYGEFLAATLHMNKMEREENLLAAFSFFDKDGSGYITTDELQQACKDFGLADDQIDEIIKEIDIDNDGRIDYGEFATMMRKGNPGVSSRSMRGNLNFNLADALQGKQDPKEGDDD; from the exons ATGAAGAAACGATCAGCGCCGAAGGTGTCGGGGCCGATCCTCCCGTACCAAACCCCGAGGCTGCGCGACCACTACAGTCTGGGGCGGAAGCTGGGGCAGGGGCAGTTCGGGACGACGTACCATTGCATGGAGAAGGCGACGGGGCTGGAATTCGCGTGCAAATCCATCCCGAAACGCAAGCTGATGTGCAAGGAGGACTGTGACGACGTGTGGCGGGAGATCCAGATAATGCACCATCTGTCGGAGTGCCCGAGCGTGGTGCGGATCAAGGGTACCTACGAGGACAACATGTTCGTCCACTTGGTGATGGAGCTGTGCAAGGGCGGCGAGCTCTTCGATCGGATCGTGCAGAAGGGGCATTACAGCGAGAAAAAGGCCGCCCATCTGATGAAGACCATTGTCGGGGTGGTGGAGGCGTGCCACTCGCTTGGGGTCATGCATAGGGATCTCAAGCCTGAGAATTTCCTCTTTGATTCGCCCGATGAGGACGCCATGCTCAAGGCCACTGATTTCGGCTTGTCCATTTTTTATAAACCAG GCCAATATATATATGACGTTGTCGGAAGTCCTTACTACGTTGCGCCTGAAGTTCTGCACAAATACTATGGGCCCGAAATCGACGTATGGAGTGCCGGCGTGATTCTGTACATATTGCTATGTGGTGTTCCTCCGTTTTGGGCAG AAACTGATAATGGGATCTTCAGACAAATCTTGAAAGGCAAGATCGATTTTGTGTCGGAGCCATGGCCCCACATTTCAGACAGCGCCAAAGATCTCGTGAAAAAGATGCTCGAAAGAGACCCCAAACAAAGAATATCTGCTCACGAAGTTCTAT GCCATCCATGGATCGTGGACGACACGGTCGCGCCTGACAAGCCGCTCGGATCAGCAGTCTTGTCGCGGCTGAAGCAGTTCTCGGCCATGAACAAGCTCAAGAAGATGGCTCTTCGC GTTATAGCGGAACGGTTGTCGGAGGAAGAAATCGGGGGATTGAGACAGTTATTCAGCATGCTCGACGCGGATAACAGTGGGACAATAACGTTTGAGGAACTCAAACATGGCCTTAAAAAAGTGGGATCCGAACTCATGGAATCGGAGATCCTTGCACTAATGAATGCG GCTGATATCGACAACAATGGGACAATAGACTACGGTGAGTTCCTAGCAGCAACACTGCACATGAACAAAATGGAAAGGGAGGAAAATCTTCTTGCTGCTTTCTCCTTCTTCGACAAAGATGGGAGTGGCTACATCACTACTGATGAGCTCCAACAAGCTTGCAAAGATTTTGGCCTCGCAGACGATCAGATTGACGAGATCATTAAAGAAATCGACATAGATAAT GATGGACGCATCGACTATGGCGAATTCGCAACTATGATGAGGAAAGGCAATCCTGGAGTTAGTTCAAGAAGCATGAGAGGAAATCTTAACTTTAACTTGGCCGATGCACTCCAAGGTAAACAAGATCCCAAGGAGGGGGACGATGACTAA